The DNA region GGATCATCTGCTTCTGCCGTCTATTCCCCTTTGAAGCCTGATTTTTCCATGACAGACGGATAAATATGTTTAGACAAGTTGTCGATCAAAGAACTTCATGAACGGTTTAAAGTCACTTTTGGTCGGGAAACTACTGTGAAGGACAAACAGTGGTTGAAGAGAAGGATTACCTTTTGTTTTAAGTGATGGGTCGTTTGAATTTAGCCTTGAAGAACCTTTAGCTCTCACAGTAGAAAGTCTTCGAAGCTTGCACTGCCGGCGATCTCTTGTGGACAACCGTTGAAACATTGAGAGTTGAGAAAGAATAGTTTGCTGCCTTTGTTGCAATTGACAAAAAGCCATTCATTTGATGCATCCTGACGGTAAGACCAGAATATTACGTTCACTAAAATAACGACCTGCATAACAATAGCTGCGTGGCAGTTCCGGCAGCAAAATAATGCGGCTCGGCGATTGGTGTGAAACCAAAGTTCATACTCAAAATGATTCAGAACAATTCAACTGTAACCGAATGCTGGGAGTCACGACGGATCCGCGCCATTGCTTTGCACATGAGCCTTCACACGAACAGCTGTCAGGTATTAAGTGTATCCAACGAATGAAGCTCGCTCAAACGACCCTAAAACTCCAGCTGAGGTCCATGAACGGACTCATCATTTTCGTAGCAATGATAGGCAATTCATGTTGAGCAGTTTGTTCTAGCACGTGTGTTTCTCAACAAAGCAGAGGTCTCTCTTCGAACCCGCAGGCACGTGACAGAAAAGCCTTTAAGCAAGTCTTTAACTCCCATAAATTCACAAAAACAGGCAGTGGACATCAAAGAGTTTCCTCCACACCAACCATAACCTGCACTTCCACAAGTCAACGCAGAAAAATCAATAGCAGGGTTGCAATTTAAAACAACAGAAGTAGTAAAACCAGCATGATCATGAAGATATTGAACCTCAATCTTTCCGGATTTGTAATCAGGTAATCGAATAGAAGCAACGGCTTTTGCAGAAGACACAAAATCTGTGAGAGTAAATGTTGTCAACACACTTGATTCGGTATCAACTTTGAAAAGAAGAGTATTCTTTTTGTGGTTAATTTGAGCAGCAACATCACCGGAGGAAAGTCCTCTACTCTTCAATGACGTTGAATGCAAATCGATGCCGGAGTTGGTGGAGGAGGATATTGTGAACCGTTGATCGGAGTTGTAATCTTTGGTAAGGATATCTCTGGATAATCTTCCGATGTCGGAGAAAATACCGGGGCCTTTGGAAGAcattgttgatgatgttgttaGGAAGTTTGGTGCGAGAGTACGATTTTCACTATGACCAAGATGCTAAATATTTTGGAGGAGTCTCCTAGAGTTTGTTCTAATAATCTTGCTGCAATCAACACACCAGCAACCATGTCCAATGACGACCTGTGACCTGCAAGAAACACACCAAACCAGAACAAATTTGCGATTTATGATGCAATCTTGAAGCAACTTTGGCACCATTCTGATGCAATCGTGTGCTTTTCTGTGAAAACAACTACAGCATTTGGTGGAGCTGGTGTTAGTGCAGCAACAGGAGTGATGACTGTTGCCATTTTGCTTCTCACTGAAATCACTCCAAAAAGCATTGCGGTTCACAATGCCACAGAGGTGGCTCGGTTTGTGCGAGCCATATGTAACCGAAGAGGAGCTAAAACTGATGCTGAGGGGTGCAGAATTAGTTGGAAATAGAAGAGGATTCGGAGCTACACAAGCCATGTGAGGGTAGCGCATTCCAACCGGCATCATCAAACCAATACTCcgaattcactgcagtaaaagcAAAATAGCAAAGCAATTAAATTTCAAGAAAATCCCCAAATTGGAATTAAgacaaaaatgaagaagaaagtttGAGCTCAGATTACCTGTTCCAAATCTAGCATCAAATAGGACGAGCTCGATTCTAAGCACGAAAAGCGCTTTTGGAATTTTCCCCTTTTGAACTCCACCAGACCAAACCTGAAAACCCTAATTCGTGAGGGATAAATAGTGAGTGAAAAACAACGAAATTGGGGGAGGCAAAGAGAATTtgaaaaccaaaaccctaaaatTCGGAGGCGGCCGCGATTTCAAGGGAATAAAGCTAATTCCAAAATCAAAGCCAAATCGGGATAAAAGAGGCGAGGGAAGAAGATTCGAGATTTACCTGAGTCGTTGTCGTCGCCGAAGGTGAGTTTTCGTTTGGGGATTTTCCTTTGTTATCTTTGATCGTAGCTCGCCTTTGGGTGTGAGATCGTGATGGTAACGATTGAGAGAGACGTGATGGTAACGATTGAGTGAGATTGTTTAGTTGAGAGAGCGATTAAGGGAGCGATTAAGGAAAAGATTGGGAGAGAGACGAGTTCGTGAGAGATGTGTGGTACAGAATGAGAGCGATGGAGAGTTTGAGAGAGGAAGAGTTCAGTTCATCGAACGCTAGctctttcattttctttttttattatttaactTAGGAATGTTTAAAAATCATTTAACTCCATTTAAGTGACCTTGGAGTGTTTCCAGTAGACATTAACGTTGGTATTTACCAATGATTCCATCTTTTTTACTATTCCCAACTCACCAGCCTCtaaaacccaacagccaagcggctgggtttaattatggtagtgtaagaccccaatttttgccctgagatccctcatggcatcatatcatatcatatcattgcctcaaggatcattgtgcaccttgccttctTCCTAGTGGGTGGATTATcttttgagtgtgattcttgatcaccaagcatgtttagcatttgtatatcattgcttttcatttgtttactaaccaaaagtacaaaaatattgtcatctaaccatgttactcgcagatgaagcaattagatcaaatcagtcaaaatcagccattgagcaataaatggtggccattctgaagaatttgggcaccatggtcattcataagaagttcatttgagttgtgacatcatttggaaccaagatctcaagtggtagaggcttgaaattcatcaaagcatggctcagtcaaccaaaaccctagcaaagtcaactgtggtcaactgtgcatttaatcagggatttgagggtgtgagatggttagaaaggtctcattcatgtccatacaagcctcatataacatgtcaaacatcatcattgaggaattggaggtcagacaaaaagtttcccaaaatagcaaggacctgtaattttcaactgccaaaaatggaaagttcttctcctcaactttacatcatcaagcaagtttcaaatcaaaatttgtccaacatgaaagttgaagatcttgctcttgcctttccaaaaagtccaagaacacccctttctcatttatggttggcaagttatgatcaaatcattttcaagaaatcttgaacttcaaggaggcataactcttgaaccatttggccaaattgagtgaggtttctttgagcaaatttcatttgacatgagctatcataatgcctcattacatttcatcaaaaatcattacatcaaaaggtcatttttcaagtgaaccatttaaattttggtgggaaaaatagtgaatttgaaaaatacacatgattttcactccaaaccaaggccaatcacttcaaaacaggttttgtgacttgcttcaactggttttgcactgttccattgatcaCACTTACAtaagggcatttttgccaaattaCATAACAtgtgcattttcactaatccattccaattgttgctaatcatgtttaccaagtggattaacaggtactataaagcattaatcataacagaaaatcagaatcagcaatcacaatctcagatcaaaaatcaaaattctctcaattctctcaaattctcttCAAACTTTTTTCTACTTTTCCTTCGAATTTCATCATTCTTCTTGCTCGTGCTTGTGCAATTCATCATCTGCAGGTACTATAGGAGATCTGTTGAAGGAGGATCGTGGAAAATCTTGAAGAATCACCACTGTTGAACATTGATGCTTgcacatggcagttggagatcTCTTCGAATCTGGACATTGCTGAGCTAGTTTCTTGcttccattcatcttcctcatcatcattgaACACCTGTTTTGCATCGCCAAGACCGGAGGAGCTCGATTTCACTTCTGTTGCTTCATAAAGGTAAGAATTCGAGTCCTCTAATTCATGAAATAATGGTGTGCATCTTGTAGATCTAAGAATGTAGGTCATGTTAAACTTTAGATCGTGAATTTCCATGCTGAATTGAGTGAGTTATCATGATTTGAATCTTGACATGCTAGACTGTTCTTGTTCGATCCACTCGATATGCTTAGAATTAATTGAAATGCTTGTTGGATTAGTGCTGTGCATGATGAGATGAGTCGATTCATATAGTTTTTATGCATTTCTGTGAGATTtgttcatgttgatgatgaacacgatgagAACACTCAAGAACATTAGGGTTTCCAAGTCCAGATCGTGTTTGATCTTCTCCCCGTGTTTTTGCATGCGCGCTTGTGTTTTCCTCTCATGTATTCATCCACTTGTCACACCCTGACTGGCTGTTGTGTTGATtaaatgaaacgatgcgtttcatgTTAGCGCCAGAATTCAAATGTTGTGCtgaattacaagtttgccattgctccatttatttcattttattttcttaaatgtttatttcatttcataatcgaacttcaaaaaatcataaaatgtTCATGAACgatccaaattgagtgggaatttttgcattcatctccatttttcatctagttttttatgagcatgataaCACAAGTTGTGCACGGTTGATTTTTAGTTTGGTCTAAtggttttgatcatgtatgctttgtgcctatgtttttccattttgtttgtgaaataatgatggatgatcatatgaagctgaaactttacatgcatgatctagactcattcctgaacattttggtatatagtttgctaattttgcattcctggattgtgagatatgatgtgatctttagaggtgtgacaattggtgtcacaccatttcttgttcatgttcttgattttattttccatgcttatgctatgccaattgctctggatttttgcatgctAATACTTAGGGATGTCTAGTTTGCTggtgatttttcctggaatttttgaatgcattttctatttgtttgagaatttctcccctgtttgaccaattgtgaacattttgtgagtcatgattttataTGTTTTGTGAAATCCTTGGGGTTTATTGGGtgaacatgaaatttggcatgtgtattatagacattTTGAAGGTTGCAATGGATTTGATTgcattcatttatcatgtttgattcctgttttatgattgcttgaagttgatgcttgatttgtggtcttgtatgagcttgtatgaacatgctttgacttgttgattttaattgactgacttccttttatccaaatgccatgaaatttggtatgtaGCTCATTCAATATGTTCTGAttaagcatgatttttcctggaatttattgagccattttggtattgatatgcttgtgtttATTCTGTTTACACCATTGAGTTCTCAtcttgcctagtttgacatgatttgcttatgaaatgcaattgatgaatagttttgatatgagaccaactggaatttgttcttatttgataaatcttgattttgatcaagtttcatgttctgttttaaatattttctcctcctttgaccctaggctttggcctaagggttcacttctcacatttgagtttgttttcaggtttaagaagcaattgctttgaggagattaattcaagttgattgagtttggtttacttgaatgtgatgaactaacttggtttgttttgtaggatgctaactcatttgctttgagtttgtgctttgcacatgtgattgattgtgttgactgttggttcttatcttgtctgttttgactttgtgacttgaatactgattatatttgattgatttcaggtaccatagttgctttagttcctttgagaacttgctattgctttgcttttcttaagcattgaggtagaatctcttgtctccatgtagtctggaagacctggcttgttacttagtcaggcaactgtctgaagtcctccttaagaggcaatgtttgtgattgtttaacttcgtccccaagcaggtgaagtccttttaataaggcaattggtagacaaaacagatatgtagcctatctcctactattctgtgagtctctcaccttgctcacaccacatgtgttgatgcatagtgagtaaaaacccaagatctatcgaatcattaacttgtggagagagttccatctttctgaactcccacaccttctgatattcaatgctctccctgatcagggataagagtgatgaggcacacccctcatatcctttcatctgcttcaccttggctctcaatgtcaaggttaagagcaccatttaccctattccaattgactttaaagtctaaccctttgattgagcctaattgtttggttatagtgggtgctaaatgactttatttgattgattgcttgttgcatttgtacatgtttgcttgcttgcctttgtgcacttatcatcattgattgttcattattgcatgatcatcatttcatatctttgtgatccatctttggtttacccattgaggacaacagtaagtccattaattggccattgttcctatgatttggaagggatagagtgtaagaccatctcacttggctactcatgtccattgcttagtgcattgtttgtttgttgtatgtgaggatgcaattgtaagaccatgttgttggcatttgtactcccatgatcatcctttggaggttggtataagtccagatagattggcatctgacatccatgttttgttttgttttaggagattggtgtaaatccatttattggtatccgatatccgcttttgctttgtgagattggagtaagtccatagatggcttccggtatcattatgttgttttaggagattggtgtaaatccatttattggtatccggtatccgcttttgtttgtgagattggtataagtccattgatggcatccggtatcaccttgctttttatttgcttacttgctttgttgcctattcctaaggacacacttgaatcatctcctatatgatttcaagaggtgaacctttctaagaagttttacattccatcatccacaccctctttgtcctaaaccttttcacacttcgcattcaaaaactttgacttgttgtgcaaacatcttcatgtcttttcaaattagaaacctggaccctaagtccttgacttttcaaacttcacttttcataacacttctttgaatcaatcttaatcataccttgaccatattttgtgaatactcataaccaattaacttcacccattcaaatgttttgtggccttgtccattgttaatatgttttcgtacattagccataggtttcaattaccatagcggttgatgtaaatcttaccttatccttagtgagtcgattgtaagacttccgtactgaaaacagggttaacccctctagtacgtcgaagccgtcctcgcgtggtggattgttgattcaggttgagttttctcccattggtaatgaaaagccttaaggcttgtgttttaaaatgaactcacaaatttttggaaatcttttagccgaactacggcgttttgatccttacctttgatggaaggtacgtaggcaacgggttcatccgttcaaacacaaaaataactaacttgtacattctttcctcatcttctcattcatgtttgcacaatgtgtcataaacaaataaacatttttatacaacaagtgtgaaaagggctccctaggagtacctaggacgtgatgggtgcctaacaccttcccattgcgtaatttaccccttacccagactctctgatctttttcattagttttctacgtgtaatacttcttaggtttttgttcgctttctaaccagtccttaggataaataaaagtgcggtggcgactcgattcattgtatactttgcttatggtttaatcaataaatcatatagcgacgaatacatCGCTACAGGTAGCCCAacagattttctcttttattagttttttttattttaattctttttttttttaatttatcttggtttatatatctaaattagcattaaaataataactagtcatgagtggtctggtggagaggGGTGATTTCTAtggtctttagtggagtgggttcaatacccatgtgtagtttttttttcttttaacatttttttatgtttatgttttattatattcatagtttcattatcatagcatagatttgatttcttttaatttcatcattcattcaaaaccattttaaaactataaaaatcatatttttctcgattcaatgtcgagcccattttcacacccttgtaagtcgattgctttttaagcatcgccatcaacctcacatagcttactcttaggctttcttacaatgagccggttctcttgcacttacactcatacttttgcattatttgttgtttgggcccgatttaattatttcatgattttgaatccccatttgacaaaatgtaccccactcccccgatgtgtataattttgtactgttttatttctttatttgcttgactgtttagttagatactaacacaagaataaaatcaaccatttccaaaaaaaatacaaaaatatgactcgatccaacgtcgagtatttttctcaataaacaaaccAATCCATTTCTCCCTCCCgttctattccatttctttcaaactttcatcaaacgcttgatttcaacgtcaagccattttttttctaataaaaactcaaaaaaatattaattcatagtcaagactttttcaataaagatggaagtggaacatggtgtataccacgcactcctgagactaggattcgagatgtatatctcgccaatcctagctctcgccatcatcaaaatttatccactttgttttctttcaaacactcattcaaatttttctcaaacatccatcaatacttgatctagtgtcaagtcatttttctcaacaaaaaccaaaatacctaattcttacttaacacttttccaataaaggtggaaatggaacatggtgtataccatgcactcctaaggttaagattcgagacgtatgcctcgccaatcttaactctcgccatcgtctataattgtcaatgtggtttcgtcaaaccctttctcaatcaaatctaagatacctaaatcttatttaacactttttcaataaagatggaaatgaaacatggtgtataccatgcactcctgaggctaggattcgagatgtatatctcgctcatccaagttctcgccatcactcaaaatacatccaaccaatcaaattcttttctcgccgccgtgcgattaatcaaaaatcttttttcataaatgaaaggtatattgtcttaagatgatacaaaacaatgtttcggccacgattgttgagtagatataaatgacgcttttccgaatgtagatttataaatccgttcgatgtgtggtatgcgttcactcctcatttgttttgggtaaaataatgttttcatcgattaatacagtatgactttcgctaaaatcgaccgacaaacaaacatttttctacccagaactacgtaagccttgatttctctgttgagatacgtaggagcaggatttttaaatcttgtcaggcccactaataaaaaacttaggtttagtccttcgtcaaaaatccaaaaacatttcttttGATT from Lathyrus oleraceus cultivar Zhongwan6 chromosome 1, CAAS_Psat_ZW6_1.0, whole genome shotgun sequence includes:
- the LOC127088052 gene encoding mitochondrial outer membrane protein porin 2-like: MSSKGPGIFSDIGRLSRDILTKDYNSDQRFTISSSTNSGIDLHSTSLKSRGLSSGDVAAQINHKKNTLLFKVDTESSVLTTFTLTDFVSSAKAVASIRLPDYKSGKIEVQYLHDHAGFTTSVVLNCNPAIDFSALTCGSAGYGWCGGNSLMSTACFCEFMGVKDLLKGFSVTCLRVRRETSALLRNTRARTNCST